The proteins below come from a single Desulfovibrio inopinatus DSM 10711 genomic window:
- a CDS encoding response regulator has product MDTIRVLIVEDDERIADLHRRFTERVDGCEVVGVSHDLESAWDMIEILEPDLVLLDIYFPDGDGLSLLRNIRAKGLETDVILITAAREVATLKEALRGGVFDYIIKPVIMKRFQECLGQFRTYRQRLRQCDNIEQQDVDTIFHSKSTAGRTVPRDDLPKGVDRLTLDKVRAVVDAPEAEHGLSAEAVGTSIGVSRSTARRYLEYLVSVGVVVADLVYGTVGRPERKYFRVR; this is encoded by the coding sequence ATGGACACCATTCGCGTCCTTATCGTTGAAGACGACGAGCGTATTGCCGACTTGCATCGCCGGTTTACGGAGCGTGTCGACGGTTGCGAGGTGGTAGGCGTATCGCATGATCTTGAAAGTGCCTGGGATATGATTGAAATCCTCGAACCCGACCTTGTTCTGCTCGATATCTATTTTCCCGATGGCGACGGCCTGAGTTTACTTCGAAATATCCGGGCCAAAGGCCTCGAAACCGATGTCATTCTCATCACAGCAGCGCGAGAAGTCGCCACGCTGAAAGAAGCACTCCGGGGTGGAGTGTTCGACTACATCATCAAACCGGTTATCATGAAACGATTCCAGGAATGTCTGGGACAGTTTCGAACCTACCGTCAACGCTTGCGACAATGCGACAACATTGAGCAGCAGGATGTTGATACAATTTTTCATTCCAAATCCACAGCCGGCCGCACCGTCCCCCGTGACGACCTCCCCAAGGGCGTTGATCGTTTGACGCTCGATAAAGTGCGCGCCGTTGTCGATGCTCCGGAAGCCGAACATGGCCTCAGTGCGGAAGCCGTTGGCACCTCCATCGGCGTCAGCCGGTCAACGGCACGACGATACTTAGAATACCTCGTCTCCGTGGGCGTTGTGGTGGCGGATTTGGTATATGGAACCGTTGGACGCCCGGAACGGAAATACTTTCGTGTTCGCTAA